In Strigops habroptila isolate Jane chromosome 2, bStrHab1.2.pri, whole genome shotgun sequence, one genomic interval encodes:
- the IFNAR1 gene encoding LOW QUALITY PROTEIN: interferon alpha/beta receptor 1 (The sequence of the model RefSeq protein was modified relative to this genomic sequence to represent the inferred CDS: substituted 1 base at 1 genomic stop codon): protein MDIRGVLAVLLSCLLVALPLRCAGQTDLKSPEDIQVYVVNTNFTLRWNYTGNDTNVTFSAEYRXFEDTETNGTEWKGLPGCQNVTGTECDFSSAITEYYDTYHVRIRAERKEEVSPWSSIFEMIPYFIAQIGPPGMELQSMNGVIKIKVSPPEANQVRKMWITPLYFKYKLVIWENSSNSELRSQSIFPTDTIDDLAPDTTYCLKVQATLSLELQEGLFSPIRCIKTTRKVNDLLCATNLKILALNMQFHLHWTNQYKQHVSYNVQYLIGYLKKLHDDYSAKWLNVHGCENITDTQCNFSSLITTTSGFYYLRVQAINEHNRSCLSNEVKVDPLITNEIGPPGVKLDISNALLHIQISPPGASESEVMRDHYDLSYRVLYWKNSSNNEEEIKVKEIKQTIGSISDLTPSTLYCVKVQAFSEVYNKSSHFSKEECIKTPGATFVTALIAVFLVAVPLGFALYQAYNKIKYVFFPSCQPPLNIEGFGGQLLSSPYLLTAEEPIENCSIIETIITEEVNQIVFEDYKHSKQSSQDSGNYSNDDNTSGSKASEEMVEKETV, encoded by the exons ATGGATATACGCGGGGTCCTGGCGGTGTTGCTGTCCTGCCTCCTGGTCGCGCTGCCTCTACGCTGCGCAG GCCAAACTGATCTGAAGAGTCCGGAGGATATCCAGGTCTATGTTGTAAATACGAATTTCACTCTAAGATGGAACTACACTGGGAATGATACCAATGTGACATTTTCAGCAGAATACAGGTA gTTTGAAGATACTGAAACAAATGGAACAGAGTGGAAGGGGTTGCCTGGGTGTCAAAATGTTACTGGCACAGAATGTGACTTTTCCTCAGCAATAACTGAATACTATGATACGTATCATGTGCGTATAAGggctgaaagaaaggaagaagtgtCTCCATGGTCTAGCATTTTTGAAATGATTCCATATTTTATAG CTCAGATCGGTCCCCCAGGAATGGAGTTGCAGTCCATGAATGGAGTCATAAAAATTAAGGTTTCTCCTCCAGAAGCAAATCAGGTCCGAAAAATGTGGATAACtcctctgtattttaaatataaactagTTATCTGGGAAAATTCATCAAATTCAGAG CTCAGAAGTCAGAGTATTTTTCCTACTGACACAATTGATGATCTTGCACCAGACACTACCTATTGTTTGAAAGTTCAAGCAACTCTTTCTTTGGAACTGCAGGAAGGCTTATTCAGTCCCATTCGTTGTATAAAAACAACCCGTAAAG TGAATGACCTACTCTGTGCAACAAATCTGAAAATTCTTGCTTTGAATATGCAGTTTCATCTACATTGGACTAATCAGTATAAACAACATGTGAGCTACAATGTACAGTATCTCAT TGGGTATCTGAAGAAACTTCATGATGATTACTCAGCGAAGTGGCTCAATGTACACGGATGTGAAAACATCACTGATACACAATGCAATTTTTCATCTCTCATCACTACTACTTCTGGATTTTATTATCTCCGTGTGCAGGCCATAAATGAACATAATAGATCATGTTTGTCTAATGAAGTGAAAGTAGATCCTCTGATAACAA ATGAAATTGGCCCTCCTGGTGTAAAGCTGGACATCAGTAATGCTTTGCTCCATATCCAGATTTCTCCTCCAGGAGCATCTGAGAGTGAAGTCATGAGGGACCATTATGACTTGTCTTACCGGGTTTTGTATTGGAAGAATTCATCAAATAATGAG gaggAAATCAAAGTGAAAGAGATAAAACAGACAATAGGGTCAATTTCTGATCTAACACCCTCGACTTTGTACTGTGTAAAAGTACAGGCATTTTCAGAAGTCTATAACAAAAGCAGTCATTTCAGCAAAGAGGAATGCATCAAAACACCTGGAG CAACGTTTGTAACTGCCCTGATTGCTGTCTTTCTTGTGGCTGTGCCACTTGGTTTTGCCCTGTATCAAGCCTACAATAAAATCAAATACGTGTTCTTTCCATCATGCCAACCTCCTTTGAATATAGAG GGTTTTGGAGGACAGCTCTTAAGCAGTCCTTATCTGTTAACTGCAGAAGAACCAATAGAAAATTGTTCTATAATTGAGACTATCATCACAGAAGAAGTAAATCAAATTGTTTTCGAAGATTACAAACATTCTAAACAGAGCAGTCAAGACTCAGGAAATTATTCTAATGATGACAATACTTCAGGAAGCAAAGCATCAGAAGAAATGGtagaaaaggaaacagtatAA